The genomic window GTATAGGGATTTTGCGGCTTGCGATAACTTACATCAATTTTCAATCACATCATCCGTAAAATCGGTTGGCCAGTATTTGTATCCTTGTACTGTTGCCTGGGCTGCGGCGCCCATTAAATTAACTTGATAGGTTTTTACGCCTTCAATATCAACAGATTGGTTAGCAGATGCTTGCTCGCCTTTCTCTTCATATTTCGCGCTGGCCTCAGCTTGTGCTTGGCCTTCAAACCCAGCATCCTTAAATCGTTGGACCGCAGCCGCGTTCATAAAGGCCTGTACAAAAGCGACTTGCTTCCAGCCAACACCCGCTCCAACACCACCCGTTGCGAAACGATAGTAACTGCTTTTACCCCGTTCAGTTAATACACAAACGCCTCCCCCCGTCGATAGGGCAAAGAGATAGGTGTTATTTCCGGTACAAACCACATGGCCAACTGAGCTAGCTACCGCCGATTTGGCTTCAGGGTGTTCTTTATAAATTTCTTGCAGCGCGTTTTGCGTTTCTTTGCGAGCATTGGCTTTTTTCGCTTCGGGCGAATCACCCGTCGCGCAGCCTACTAGTAACACTGGCAAGATCATTAATGCCATATGCCAATTTTTGTTTACCATTATATGTCCTCTTTATTTGCTCTGCGTGCACCCTAGGCGTTTCAATTGGATGATGCAGTTTTTTATTATGTCCTTGAATTATCTCAAATGATAAGGGCCACCATAGGAGCGGCCCTCTCTTTTGCGCGCAATGTTATAGCTATCATTGTCTATTTGAGAGTTATAGATAGTTAAGACGTAATAAAATAGGTTATCGCTCAATAATTTGAGTAACATCGTCTTGCTTGATCATCACTTCACGACCTTCTTCATCGTGATATATATACATGCCAGTATCTTTATCCAGCTTAGGTTTACTGTCAGTAGTGATCATTTTTCCATCCTTAGTGCTCATAATGTATTGTGAACT from Shewanella putrefaciens includes these protein-coding regions:
- a CDS encoding YgdI/YgdR family lipoprotein, coding for MMNKAILILACVLGLVACSSQYIMSTKDGKMITTDSKPKLDKDTGMYIYHDEEGREVMIKQDDVTQIIER